The following are encoded in a window of Thamnophis elegans isolate rThaEle1 chromosome 14, rThaEle1.pri, whole genome shotgun sequence genomic DNA:
- the SCNN1B gene encoding amiloride-sensitive sodium channel subunit beta, whose translation MTLKKYFVKALHRLQKGPGYTYQELLVWYCDNTNTHGPKRIICEGPKKKLIWFFLTLLFASLVFWQWGILIKTYLSYNVTASLAIGFKTMTFPAVTICNASPFRYSKVKPFLKDLDELIEAALERILQPLQENASATPAANLSEKLNLQLWNQMPLVLIDESDAAHPVIHDILGNGSLALGGHHNYSSFGNPEARRYKLALKLCTHLTPHCFYRKFTSAAQAMAEWYVLQSTSILSKVPLSKRIEMGYQAEDMILACLYGAEPCNHRNFTHLYHPDHGNCYVFNWGVEKQPLVSSNPGAEFGLKLILDISQKDYIPFLTTTAGARLMLHEQRSFPFLKDQGIYAMSGTETSIGVLVDELERMGSPYSDCTVNGSDVPVRNLYEDYTASQYKTMYSIQACLRSCFQAKMMKICQCAHYSYPLPKGAHYCNNEDYPDWAYCYSILRMSQEHRQMCIQSCKETCNNTQYKMTISMADWPSEASEDWIFHILSYERDTSTKVTLDRNGIIKLSIYFQEYNYRTISESAATTIVWLLSSLGGQFGFWMGGSVLCLIEFGEILIDFVWISVLKLISWGKGLKWKPAPRPPDALPSVCQKVEAYTNLGFCGEEEKEAAAAEDPGDGPPDAPGAGSEPGTPPPKYDSLRVLPLDLLEPESDEEDAPGVDTKSK comes from the exons ATGACCCTGAAGAAGTACTTCGTGAAGGCTCTCCATCGCCTCCAGAAGGGCCCTGGATACACCTACCAGGAGCTGCTGGTCTGGTACTGCGACAACACCAACACCCATGGGCCCAAGCGCATCATTTGTGAGGGCCCGAAGAAGAAGCTGATCTGGTTCTTCCTGACTCTGCTGTTCGCTTCACTGGTGTTCTGGCAGTGGGGCATCCTCATCAAAACCTATCTGTCCTACAACGTTACAGCTTCTCTGGCCATTGGCTTCAAGACCATGACCTTCCCCGCTGTTACCATCTGCAATGCAAGTCCTTTCCG GTATTCTAAGGTGAAGCCCTTCCTGAAGGATTTGGATGAGCTCATTGAGGCAGCCCTTGAAAGGATCCTGCAGCCTCTTCAGGAAAATGCATCAGCCACCCCTGCAGCAAATCTAAGCGAGAAGCTCAACTTGCAGCTCTGGAACCAGATGCCCCTGGTCTTGATTGATGAGAGTGACGCAGCTCATCCAGTCATCCATGACATCCTTGGGAACGGCTCTCTTGCTCTTGGAGGGCACCACAACTACTCCTCTTTTGGCAACCCGGAAGCCAGGAGGTACAAGCTGGCTCTGAAACTG TGCACACACCTCACCCCCCACTGCTTCTACCGGAAGTTCACCAGCGCAGCCCAGGCGATGGCCGAGTGGTACGTCCTGCAGTCTACCAGCATCCTGTCCAAAGTGCCATTGAGCAAAAGGATCGAGATGGGCTACCAGGCAGAGGACATGATCTTGGCCTGTCTGTATGGAGCTGAGCCTTGCAACCACAG AAACTTTACCCACCTCTACCACCCGGATCACGGCAACTGCTACGTCTTCAACTGGGGGGTGGAGAAGCAGCCCCTCGTCTCCTCCAATCCGGGGGCAGAGTTTG GGCTGAAGCTGATCCTGGATATCAGCCAGAAGGACTACATCCCCTTCCTCACTACCACGGCTGGCGCCCGGCTGATGCTGCACGAGCAGCGCAGCTTCCCTTTCCTGAAGGACCAGGGCATCTACGCCATGTCAGGGACCGAGACCTCCATCGGCGTCCTGGTG GATGAACTGGAGCGGATGGGCTCTCCCTACAGTGACTGCACCGTCAACGGATCCGACGTTCCCGTGAGGAACCTCTACGAGGACTACACTGCTTCCCAG TACAAAACTATGTACTCCATCCAG GCCTGCCTGCGCTCCTGCTTCCAAGCCAAGATGATGAAAATCTGCCAGTGTGCCCACTATTCCTACCCACTGCCCAAAGGAGCCCATTACTGCAACAACGAGGATTATCCCGACTGGG CCTACTGCTACTCCATCCTGCGCATGAGCCAGGAGCATCGGCAGATGTGCATCCAATCTTGCAAGGAGACCTGCAA CAACACCCAGTACAAGATGACCATCTCCATGGCAGACTGGCCCTCCGAAGCCTCAGAG GACTGGATTTTCCATATTTTATCTTACGAAAGAGACACGTCAACCAAAGTCACTCTGGACAG GAATGGAATCATCAAGCTCAGCATCTACTTCCAGGAGTACAACTACCGCACCATCTCAGAGTCTGCAGCAACAACG ATTGTCTGGCTCCTCTCCAGCCTGGGTGGGCAGTTCGGCTTCTGGATGGGTGGCTCCGTCTTGTGCCTCATCGAGTTCGGGGAGATCCTGATTGACTTCGTCTGGATCAGCGTCCTGAAACTGATCTCCTGGGGCAAGGGGCTGAAATGGAAGCCGGCCCCCAGGCCCCCAGATGCCCTCCCGTCCGTCTGCCAGAAAGTGGAGGCCTACACCAACCTGGGCTTCtgcggggaggaggagaaggaggcagcAGCGGCTGAGGACCCGGGAGATGGGCCCCCAGATGCTCCAGGGGCTGGCTCTGAGCCGGGCACTCCACCCCCCAAGTATGATTCGCTCCGTGTGCTCCCTTTGGATCTGCTGGAGCCAGAGAGCGACGAGGAAGACGCTCCTGGAGTGGACACGAAGAGCAAGTGA